GCCGGTATCGACTGGGAGGTCATGTTCGTCGATGACGACAGTCCCGACGGCACGGCCGACGAGGTGCGGCGGATCGCGCTGACCGACCGGCGGGTGCGCTGCCTGCGCCGGGTCGGGCGGCGCGGTCTGTCTTCGGCGGTGATCGAGGGTGCGCTGGCAACATCGGCGGAATTCGTCGCGGTGATCGACGGCGATCTTCAGCATGACGAGAGCCGTCTGCCGCTGATGCTCGATGCCGTGCGCGGCGGGGCGGATCTGGCGGTCGGGAGCCGCCATGTCGGCGATGGCGACGCGGCGGGCCTGGCATCGCCGCTGCGCGAGCGGCTCTCGGCAACCGGAATCCGGCTGGCCCGGATGCTCGCCCGCGCGCCGATCAACGACCCGATGAGCGGTTTTTTCCTGATGCGTCGCGCGACCTTCGAGGCATTGACGCCGCGCCTGAACGGGCAGGGGTTCAAGATCCTGCTCGATCTGATGCTGGCGGCACGCGCGCCGCTGCGTGTGGTCGAGATCCCCTACCGGTTTCGCCCGCGCCAGGCCGGGGAAAGCAAGCTCGATATTCTGGTTCTGGTCCAGTTCGCGGGGTTGCTGATCGATCGGGCGCTGGGCGGGGTGGTGCCGTTGCGATTTCTCGCCTTCGCCCTGGTGGGGGCGTTCGGCATGGCGGTGAACCTGCTGGTGACCCTGATCCTGCGACGCGCCGGGGTTCATTTCGCGACGGCACAGACCATCGGCACGATCGTAGCCATGATCGGCAATTTCGAGATGAACAACCGCCTGACTTACCGCACGATCCGTTTGCGGGGCGGGGCGTATTGGCGGGGGCTGGTGCTGTTCATGCTGGTGTGCGGCCTGGGTGCGGTCGCCAATATCGGTATCGCGCGCGCGCTGTATCGCGGCGATACCGCAGGTCTTGCGGCCAGCGCGGTCGGGTCCGCGATCGGCGTGGTGTGGAATTACGCGGTCTCGGCGACGCTGGTCTGGCGCGCGCGGTGACACGGAACGGCTGGCTCGCGGCTCTCGCCGGCGTCACCCTGATCCGGCTGCTGGCGGCGGCGCTGGTGCCGCTGGCGCCTGACGAGGCGTATTACTGGCTGTGGTCGCAGCATCTGCAGCCCGGTTATTATGACGACGCGCCGCTGATCGCGGTGTGGATTCGCGCCGGAACCGCGCTGCTCGGTAACGGGCCGCTCGGCATTCGTCTACTCTCGCCCCTGGGCGCGGCGTGCGGCACCTTGCTGATCTGGCGCGCCGGGGAGGATTTGTTTCCCGATCGCAAAGCCGGGCTGATCGCCGCGATTATGCTGAACGCGACGCTGGTGCTCAACGCCGGAGCCGTGATCACGACGCCGGACACGCCGCTTCTGCTGTTCTGGACCGCGACAATCGCCGCCGCCGCGCGTTGGCACGCGAGCAGGGACGACCGGTGGTTTCTCGCCGCCGGGGCGATGGCGGGACTCGCGTTCGAGTCGAAATATACCGGCGTCCTGATCCTTGCCGCGGTCGGCCTCTGGCTGCTGGTGACTGCCCAAGGGCGGGCCGCGTTACGCCGCCCGTTGCCGTGGTGCGGTCTGGCACTCGCGATCGCGCTGTTCATGCCGGTGGTCTGGTGGAACGCGGTGCATCACTGGGTCAGCTTCGCCAAGCAGGGGGGGCGGACGACGCATCTCGCACCGGAAGACGCGTTTGCTAATTTTGCCGCTCTGGTCGGCGGGCAGATCGGGCTGGTCACGCCGGGGATTTTCCTGCTGGCGACGATCGGCGTGATCGCGGCGCTGCGCACCCGCACGGCGGCGGCGAGTCTGGTCTGGTTGAGCGTGGTGGTGCCGGGCGCGGTGTTCGCCGAGCATGTCGTTTCGGGCGCGGTGCAACCGAACTGGCCCGCGATCATGATCCCCGGTGCCGCTCTGGCTGCCGCGGGTGTCGCGACACGGATCACCCGGCGCTATCTGGTTCCGGCGGCGGCCCTGGGGGCGACCGTGTCCGCGCTGGTCTATGTTCAGGCCATCGCGGCGCCGCTGCCGTTACCAGTCCGGCGCGATCCGACCGCGTTGCAGCTTGCCGGCTGGCGGCATCTGGCGGCGGCGGTAGGGGAAGAGGCGCGGGCACAGCATCTCGCCATCGTCGCGGCGTCCGATTATGGACTGGTCGCGGAACTCGCGCATGATGCGCCGCCTTCCCTCACCATAGCCGGTACCGGCGCGCGCTGGCAGTATTTTGGCCGACCGGGGCTGCGCACGCCGACCCGTCTGCTGCTGGTCGCGCCATCCTACATGCCCCGCCCGGATGCGCCGAACTTCACCGATGTTGTCAGGCTGGCATCGGTCCGGCGTCTGCGTCATGGTGCCGTGATCGAAACCTATTCCATCTACGAGGCGATGTTCATGCCGACCGAACCCTCCGCCGTGATGCGACCCTCCCGATGACGCCGCCGACGCCGGATGATGTGCTGCGCGCACATCGCCTGATCGCCCCGCATATCGTGCGCACCCCGACGCTGCGCTCGCCGGTGCTCGATGAGGCAACCGGCGCGCAGGTGTTCGTGAAGGCCGAACCGTTGCAGCGCACGGGCAGCTTTAAGTTGCGCGGTGCGACGAACGCCCTGCTCAACCTGCCCGAGGCGGTGCGGGCGCACGGCGTGGTGGCCTATTCCTCGGGCAATCATGGTCAGGCGGTCGCTTGCGCGGCGGCGGCGCTCGGAATGACGGCAACGATCGTGATGCCGGGCGACGCACCGGCGATCAAGCGGGTCGCCACCGCGCGCTGGGGGGCGCGAATCGTAGATTACGACCGCCGCACCGATGATCGTGCCGCCATTGCGCAGGCGATCGCGGCGAAGACCGGTGCAACCCTGATCCCGCCCTTCGAGCATCCGGACGTGATCGCCGGGCAAGGGACGCTGGCGCTCGAACTGGTGGCGGATGCCGAGGCGGCAGGTATGGCGCTCGACCTCGTTCTCGTCTGCACCGGCGGCGGCGGATTGACCGCCGGTTGCGCCCTCGCGCTGGAAGCCGTCTCGTCGCGCACGCGGTTGATCGGCGTGGAACCCGAGGGCTGGGACGATACCGCCCGCTCCCTGCGCGCGGGCAGCATCGTCGCCAATGACGGCACGGGCTCGCCGTTATGCGATGCCTTGATGGCGATGGCGCCTGGCGATTTGACGTTTTCGATCAACCGCCGCCGTCTCGCGGGCATGGTCGCGGTGGACGAACCCGCCATTCTGCGCGCGATCGGCTTTGCGGTTGGTCAGTTGAAACTGATCGTCGAACCGGGCGGTAGCGTGGCATTGGCCGCGGCGCTCACCGGGGCGGTGCCGCTGGCGGGGCTCCGTGTGGGGGTGGTGTTATCGGGGGGCAATATCGATCCTGCCGTCCTCGTCCGGGCACTTAAAATCGCTTGAGCCGCCGCCGATTCAATCTTCGTTAATCTTCTCCCGCGATACTGCGCTGCGAAGGCGGAGCAGACTCGATGGCGATACGGAAATCACGAACCGGCAAGGCAGGTAATCAGGCGGTCAATATCATCATCCGCCGGCATGAAAATGTCGATGCGCCGCATCACGGCGGGGCATGGAAGGTCGCCTACGCGGATTTCGTGACCGCGATGATGGCATTTTTCCTCCTCATGTGGCTGATCAACGCGACGACCCAGGCTCAGCGGATCGGGCTCGCCGATTATTTCAGCCAGGCGAATGTGCTCAATCGTGGTGCCTCCGGCGAAGGCAAGCCGTTTGGCGGGCGGACCCCGTTCGATCATGGGGCGCTGACCTCCGATCTCGGGGCGGTGAGGGTGACTGTGGGTCATAATCCCGTCTCGCACACAGTTCCTCACGTGCCGCAGGGGCGGCAGATCCGGCCATTGACGGTCAGTGGTAATCAACTCGAAAACCAGTCCGGACCACAGCCGGGTACGCAGCATCCCGGAGCCGGGCCGGCTGAACAAGCGAGTATGGCACCGGTCGCTCCGGTACCGGCGTCGGCTGCGGCTTTGGCCGCGGGCGGGCTTGCCGCGGGCAATCTGGGCCAGCGCCGGTTCACCGCCGCCGCCACCGCGATGAAGCAGGCGATCGCCGCCGACCCGGCGCTGAAGCCGGTCTCGCATCAGATCAGCATTACCCAGACCCCGCGCGGTCTCGAAATCCAGATCATGGATGCGCACAAGCGGCCGATGTTCCGGCTCGGTTCGGCGGAGCCCAACCCGATGACGCAGGATCTGATCCGCAAGATCACTCCAATTCTGGCACGGCTCGGTGACCGGATCAGGATCTCCGGCTACACCGATGCAACGCCGTATCTCATTCCCGGTCACAGCAACTGGGATCTCTCAGTCGATCGCGCCAACGCGACGCGGCAATTGATGGAACAGTCCGGCCTGCCGAAAGTGCTGATCAGCGCCGTTGCCGGCTATGCCGATCGGCGGCTGCTGATACCGGCCCAGCCGAAGGCGGCGGCCAACCGGCGTGTTGCAATTCTGGTGCTGCGACCCGCACCGGACACTGGGGTCAAAAACCATGGGGCTCCCGCGCCATGACCCGACAAGGACTGAACGATCTGAATTGTCTGGTGAATTATGCTGAGTTTGGGAGGTGTCGCGTTTCTCCTCGTTTGCGTATTCGGGGTTTTCATCTTCACCGGCGGCGCGATCGGGCCGCTGATGAGTTCCATGCCCATGGAATTCATCACGATCGGAGGGGCCGCGATCGGTACCTTCATTGCCGGAAATTCTCTGCATGACATCAAGCACACTCTGGCGGATTTCAAGAAAGTCCTGAAGGGCGGTTCGTTCCGGAAAACCGACTATACCGACCTGCTGTGTCTGCTGTTCTATCTGGTGCGGCTCGCATCGACCAAGGGAGCGATGGCGTTGGAAGCGCATATCGAGCGCCCCGAGGAAAGCCCGGTATTCCAGCATTTTCCGCGTATCCTGAAAAACCATCACGCGACGGCCATTGTCTGCGATTATCTGCGCATGGTCGGGATGAATGCCGATGACCCGCATCAGATCGAGGACGTGATGGCGCGCGAGTTACGCAAGACGCTGGTCGAGGAGCTTCACGGCGCGCATACGCTTCAGATCATGGCCGATGGTCTGCCCGCACTGGGTATCGTCGCCGCCGTACTCGGCGTCATCAAGACCATGGCGCACATCAATCAGCCGCCCGCAATTCTGGGTGAGATGATTGGCGAAGCCCTGACCGGCACATTTCTCGGCGTCCTTCTGGCCTATGGGGTCGCAGCCCCGCTATCGACCCGGATTCGCGGCGTCGTGGAGGAAGATTCGCGCTATTTCGAGGTCATCAGGGCCGTTCTGGTGGCTCATCTGCATGGGAATGCACCGCAGGTCAGCGTCGAGATCGGCCGGAAGATGGTGCCCAACATGTATATGCCGAGCTTCGCAGAACTCGAGGAGTCGGTACAGAATCTCAAGGTGGGGGCGTGATGCCGATAAAGACCCGATAGACCGCGTGTGGCGGGGTCAGCCGTCCTCATCGAGATTCCGTTGCATGACGATCACATCGAGCCATCGTCCGAATTTGAATCCGACATCTCGCATGGTGCCGACGCGCTGAAATCCCAGGCTGGCGTGGACGCCGATCGAGCCGATGTTTTCGGAATCGCCGATGACCGCGAGCATCTGCCGGAAGCCGGAGGATCGCGCGTCGCGGATCAATCGGGCAACCAGGGCCTTGCCCACGCCCTGGCCGCGGACATCTTCGCGCACATACACGCTGTTCTCGGCGGTGAACCGGTAGGCGGTGCGCGGTCGATACTGGTCGTAATAGGCAAAACCAAGCAGGCCGGTTTCGTCCTCGGCCACGAGCCACGATCGTCCGGCCTCGACGATCTGCCGGTACCGGGCCGTCATGGCTTCCAGCGATGGGGGCACCTCGTCGAAACTGCCGGTGCCTTCCAGCACGTGATGGGCATAAATCGCCTGACATGCCGGCAGGTCGTCGGTCGTTGCGGGACGGATGTCCATCAGGGGCTTGCTCCGGGCGGGTCGATAAAAGGTGGTTTCTCGGTTCTGATGCCGCGACCGGGGCTTTCCGGCAAGACCATCCCGTGCAAACCGACGGGATTGGCCGGTCCGGTAAGACCAACTTAACCATATTCAGCTATAGAAGCCGGGGTGCGATGTGCTATGGACGCGCAGGTTTTGGAGAATTTTATCTATTTCGTTGAATTTTGTGATCAACTCTGGTTTGTTGCAACGCGGCAAAGCGTATGCGCCGCAACGAAACCCCATGCATATCTGCGACCGGTCGCGCGACCGCCGCGCCAATGGAAGGGATAGCCCGCCCTATGAATGACCCGAACGACAGTCCCGGCCCCGACTCGTCCAAACGCGGTAGCGACGACACGGAATCCCTGCACGTCCGCATTCTGGCGGTAAAAGCCGCAGCCCGGTTTCACGGCGTTGATCTCGATATCGAGACCTTGACGCTCGATCCCAAGGAGCCGGCACCGTCTTCGCCGCATCTGGTCGACTGGCTCCGGGATTCCGGGCTTTGGGTGCGCGGGATCATGATGAATTTCCGCCAACTGATGAAGGTGGAAACGACAGCGCCGGTCGTTCTGCTGCTGCGCGATGGTGGCGCGGCCCTGATGGTGGCGAACGATCCCGGGCGGTCGATCGTGTTTCTGCGCGATCCGCGCGCGCCGGTCGGGTCGGCTCCCGTGGCCGTCGATGAAATTCAGCTCCGCCAGGTGTGGGATGGCGCCGTGCTGCTGGTGCGCGGCGAGCGCGACGGGCAGCAGGTCGAACCGCCATTCAACTTCTCCCTGCTCCTCAAGATGGTTCTGATCGAAAAGCGTATCCTCAGGGATGTCGCGATCAGTTCGATCACGCTGACCATCCTTCAGGTTCTGCCGATCCTGATGATCATGGTGGTGCTCAATACCGTAATTGTTTACCGCAGCATCAACACGCTGATACTGGTGACCCTGATTTTCGTGGTCTGCGTGATCTGGGAAGCTCTGCTCACCTGGGGGCGACGGATGATGCTGGTCATTCTCTCGAACCGGATCGATGCGCGGTTGAATTTGATGATTTTCGACCGCTTGATGACCTTGCCGATCGACTTTTTCGAGAAGAACCAGGCCGGCGAACTGGCCTACAAAACAACCCAGATCTACCGTGTGCGCGATTTCATCACCGGCAGGCTGTTATCCACCTTCATCGACATGTTCATGGTCGCGCTGATCATGCCGATCCTCTTCTATCTGGATGCTTTTCTGGCCTGGACCATCCTGATCGCCTCGGGGATCATCGCGGTGATCATCACGGCGTTCCTGCCCGCGATCGCGCGGCTCACCGGCGAGATCATCGCGGCGGAAAGTGCCAAGGGCGCGGTACTGGTCGAAAGCGTTTACGGCATCCGGACGGTCAAGGCGCTTGCTCTCGAAAAAGTTCGTGCGAACGAATGGGACACCAGGGTCGCGGAAACCAGCCGGCTCAATCTCCAGATGGGTCGGTTGTCGAACTGGCCGGTCGTGCTCTCGCTGCCGTTCGAGCGCTATGCTCAGGGCGGTGTCCTGCTGCTCGGCGGCTATCTTGCGGTGACCTCCCAGAATCCCCTCGCTCTCGGCGGGCTGGTCGGGTTCATGCTGCTCGGTGGTCGGGTCGCCGG
This sequence is a window from Acidiphilium acidophilum. Protein-coding genes within it:
- a CDS encoding glycosyltransferase family 2 protein, producing the protein MNDAPGPTLCVVVPCYRERPNVAPMIASLDVALAGIDWEVMFVDDDSPDGTADEVRRIALTDRRVRCLRRVGRRGLSSAVIEGALATSAEFVAVIDGDLQHDESRLPLMLDAVRGGADLAVGSRHVGDGDAAGLASPLRERLSATGIRLARMLARAPINDPMSGFFLMRRATFEALTPRLNGQGFKILLDLMLAARAPLRVVEIPYRFRPRQAGESKLDILVLVQFAGLLIDRALGGVVPLRFLAFALVGAFGMAVNLLVTLILRRAGVHFATAQTIGTIVAMIGNFEMNNRLTYRTIRLRGGAYWRGLVLFMLVCGLGAVANIGIARALYRGDTAGLAASAVGSAIGVVWNYAVSATLVWRAR
- a CDS encoding ArnT family glycosyltransferase, with the translated sequence MELRGLGDAGLARAVTRNGWLAALAGVTLIRLLAAALVPLAPDEAYYWLWSQHLQPGYYDDAPLIAVWIRAGTALLGNGPLGIRLLSPLGAACGTLLIWRAGEDLFPDRKAGLIAAIMLNATLVLNAGAVITTPDTPLLLFWTATIAAAARWHASRDDRWFLAAGAMAGLAFESKYTGVLILAAVGLWLLVTAQGRAALRRPLPWCGLALAIALFMPVVWWNAVHHWVSFAKQGGRTTHLAPEDAFANFAALVGGQIGLVTPGIFLLATIGVIAALRTRTAAASLVWLSVVVPGAVFAEHVVSGAVQPNWPAIMIPGAALAAAGVATRITRRYLVPAAALGATVSALVYVQAIAAPLPLPVRRDPTALQLAGWRHLAAAVGEEARAQHLAIVAASDYGLVAELAHDAPPSLTIAGTGARWQYFGRPGLRTPTRLLLVAPSYMPRPDAPNFTDVVRLASVRRLRHGAVIETYSIYEAMFMPTEPSAVMRPSR
- a CDS encoding threonine ammonia-lyase, with translation MTPPTPDDVLRAHRLIAPHIVRTPTLRSPVLDEATGAQVFVKAEPLQRTGSFKLRGATNALLNLPEAVRAHGVVAYSSGNHGQAVACAAAALGMTATIVMPGDAPAIKRVATARWGARIVDYDRRTDDRAAIAQAIAAKTGATLIPPFEHPDVIAGQGTLALELVADAEAAGMALDLVLVCTGGGGLTAGCALALEAVSSRTRLIGVEPEGWDDTARSLRAGSIVANDGTGSPLCDALMAMAPGDLTFSINRRRLAGMVAVDEPAILRAIGFAVGQLKLIVEPGGSVALAAALTGAVPLAGLRVGVVLSGGNIDPAVLVRALKIA
- a CDS encoding flagellar motor protein MotB, producing MAIRKSRTGKAGNQAVNIIIRRHENVDAPHHGGAWKVAYADFVTAMMAFFLLMWLINATTQAQRIGLADYFSQANVLNRGASGEGKPFGGRTPFDHGALTSDLGAVRVTVGHNPVSHTVPHVPQGRQIRPLTVSGNQLENQSGPQPGTQHPGAGPAEQASMAPVAPVPASAAALAAGGLAAGNLGQRRFTAAATAMKQAIAADPALKPVSHQISITQTPRGLEIQIMDAHKRPMFRLGSAEPNPMTQDLIRKITPILARLGDRIRISGYTDATPYLIPGHSNWDLSVDRANATRQLMEQSGLPKVLISAVAGYADRRLLIPAQPKAAANRRVAILVLRPAPDTGVKNHGAPAP
- the motA gene encoding flagellar motor stator protein MotA, whose amino-acid sequence is MLSLGGVAFLLVCVFGVFIFTGGAIGPLMSSMPMEFITIGGAAIGTFIAGNSLHDIKHTLADFKKVLKGGSFRKTDYTDLLCLLFYLVRLASTKGAMALEAHIERPEESPVFQHFPRILKNHHATAIVCDYLRMVGMNADDPHQIEDVMARELRKTLVEELHGAHTLQIMADGLPALGIVAAVLGVIKTMAHINQPPAILGEMIGEALTGTFLGVLLAYGVAAPLSTRIRGVVEEDSRYFEVIRAVLVAHLHGNAPQVSVEIGRKMVPNMYMPSFAELEESVQNLKVGA
- a CDS encoding GNAT family N-acetyltransferase, with amino-acid sequence MDIRPATTDDLPACQAIYAHHVLEGTGSFDEVPPSLEAMTARYRQIVEAGRSWLVAEDETGLLGFAYYDQYRPRTAYRFTAENSVYVREDVRGQGVGKALVARLIRDARSSGFRQMLAVIGDSENIGSIGVHASLGFQRVGTMRDVGFKFGRWLDVIVMQRNLDEDG
- a CDS encoding peptidase domain-containing ABC transporter — translated: MNDPNDSPGPDSSKRGSDDTESLHVRILAVKAAARFHGVDLDIETLTLDPKEPAPSSPHLVDWLRDSGLWVRGIMMNFRQLMKVETTAPVVLLLRDGGAALMVANDPGRSIVFLRDPRAPVGSAPVAVDEIQLRQVWDGAVLLVRGERDGQQVEPPFNFSLLLKMVLIEKRILRDVAISSITLTILQVLPILMIMVVLNTVIVYRSINTLILVTLIFVVCVIWEALLTWGRRMMLVILSNRIDARLNLMIFDRLMTLPIDFFEKNQAGELAYKTTQIYRVRDFITGRLLSTFIDMFMVALIMPILFYLDAFLAWTILIASGIIAVIITAFLPAIARLTGEIIAAESAKGAVLVESVYGIRTVKALALEKVRANEWDTRVAETSRLNLQMGRLSNWPVVLSLPFERYAQGGVLLLGGYLAVTSQNPLALGGLVGFMLLGGRVAGPLVSFARLIQDAQEARAAVAIVGQVLNRPTERRALTTGLRPQFVGSVAFENVTFTYEGTKTPALNKVSFAIPEGTMLGIVGRSGSGKSTVTRLLQGINREYTGAVKIDNTELREINLRHLRKSFGVVLQDNFLFRGSVRDNIIAGRPGLSFEDAIKAARLAGAEEFIERLPQGYETFIQEGSPNLSGGQKQRLAIARALIADPRLLILDEATSALDPESEALINANLLRIARGRTMVIISHRLASLVECDQILVMDSGQVIDLGKHGELVERCAIYRHLWLQQNRHMNPEGGRNAPTPTLAQGD